Proteins co-encoded in one Malus sylvestris chromosome 7, drMalSylv7.2, whole genome shotgun sequence genomic window:
- the LOC126629763 gene encoding pentatricopeptide repeat-containing protein At5g04810, chloroplastic, with protein MEFSLSTPHYPNTTSPFSAVGVVLNLNQKHHSTTTTCLSFSLKPTPPPPPNSDSPISSSPPSNQLRRPKTLKTASPPTKPTSKFRSNPFKNLINPAQVPTPPINTTTNANSHPLTDKLWLTSKLSPPPPPPPPSPSPPPPPETDTSEETQKPIKDNEPGKNSELPKVELRQEGKIFVGNLPNWVKKNEVSDLFRQFGPIKSVILIKGHSSTERNAGFGFVIYGGKTAAKSATKAVEFDGMEFHGRVLTVKLDDGSRLKDKTEERTRWLEGHDSVEYQSQWHKERENSRKALRKVMDTEPENWQAVVRFFERIKKPSRGEYGLMVKYYARRGDMHRARETFESMRARGIEPTSHVYTSLIHAYAVGRDMDEALSCVRKMKEEGIEMSLVTYSIIVGGFAKVGNAEAADFWFKEAKERHTTLNAIIYGNIIYAYCQTCNMDRAEALVRDMEEAGIDAPIDIYHTMMDGYTIMGNEDKCLIVFERLKECGFTPSVISYGCLINLYIKIGKVSKALEVSKVMESAGIKHNMKTYSMLINGFLKLKDWTNAFSVVEDLVKDGLKPDVVLYNNIITAFCGMGNMDRAIRTIKEMQRERHRPTSRTFMPIIHGFARSGEMRRALEIFDMMRMSGCIPTVHTFNALVLGLVEKRQMQKAVEILDEMTLAGINPDEHTYTTIMHGYAALGDTGKAFEYFTKLRSEGLEIDVFTYEALLKACCKAGRMQSALAVTKEMSAKRIPRNTFVYNILIDGWARRGDVWEAADLMQQMKKEAVRPDIHTYTSFINACCKAGDMQRAEKIIKEMEAFGVKPNVKTYTTLIKGWARASLPEKALRCFKEMKSAGLKPDRAVYHCLMTSLLSRATVAEVYIYSGLLSICKEMIESGLTVDMGTAVHWSRCLRKIETTGGELTEALQNTFPPDWSSFHTLDGSSDVDSDEEIDVISDDDDTEFASRINGDEFMERMV; from the exons ATGGAATTCTCACTCAGCACCCCACACTATCCCAACACCACCTCTCCCTTCTCCGCCGTCGGCGTCGTCCTCAACCTGAACCAAAAACACCACTCCACCACCACAActtgtctctctttctctctcaaaccAACACCTCCGCCGCCGCCAAATTCTGACAGCCCCATCAGCTCCTCCCCTCCATCTAACCAACTTCGCCGGCCCAAAACCCTCAAAACCGCTTCTCCACCCACCAAACCCACCTCCAAATTCCGCTCTAACCCCTTCAAGAACCTCATTAATCCCGCCCAAGTCCCTACCCCACCAATTAACACCACCACCAACGCCAATTCACACCCGCTCACTGACAAGCTTTGGCTCACTAGCAAGCTCTCTcccccacctccacctccacctccatctCCTTCTCCACCTCCGCCGCCTGAAACAGATACTTCTGaagaaacccaaaaacccatcaAGGACAATGAGCCCGGAAAGAATTCGGAGCTACCCAAAGTTGAGTTGCGGCAGGAGGGTAAAATCTTTGTGGGAAATTTGCCCAACTGGGTCAAGAAAAATGAGGTTTCCGACCTTTTCCGGCAATTTGGGCCCATAAAGAGTGTGATTCTGATTAAGGGTCATTCAAGCACTGAGAGAAATGCAGGTTTCGGGTTTGTTATTTATGGTGGTAAGACTGCAGCTAAGTCGGCCACAAAGGCTGTGGAGTTCGATGGCATGGAGTTCCATGGGAGGGTTCTGACCGTCAAATTGGATGATGGGAGCAGATTGAAGGACAAAACTGAGGAGAGGACACGGTGGCTTGAAGGGCACGACAGTGTTGAGTATCAGTCTCAGTGGCATAAAGAGCGGGAGAACTCGCGTAAGGCATTGCGCAAGGTTATGGATACTGAACCTGAGAATTGGCAAGCAGTTGTTCGGTTTTTTGAGAGAATTAAGAAG CCTTCCAGAGGAGAATATGGCCTGATGGTGAAGTATTATGCAAGGCGAGGGGACATGCATCGTGCTCGTGAAACTTTTGAGAGCATGCGAGCAAGAGGAATAGAACCAACATCACATGTGTACACAAG CCTTATTCACGCTTATGCAGTTGGCAGAGACATGGATGAAGCATTATCATGTGTTAGAAAAATGAAGGAAGAGGGCATTGAAATGAGTTTGGTGACTTACAGTATCATTGTCGGGGGATTCGCAAAAGTTGGCAATGCTGA AGCTGCAGATTTCTGGTTTAAGGAGGCCAAAGAGAGACATACAACTTTGAATGCAATCATTTATGGGAATATTATATATGCTTATTG TCAAACATGCAATATGGATCGCGCCGAGGCATTAGTGAGGGACATGGAAGAAGCAGGCATAGATGCTCCTATTGACATTTATCATACCATGATGGATGGCTACACAATTATGGGGAATGAAGATAAATGTTTGATTGTGTTTGAACGACTCAAG GAATGTGGCTTTACACCTTCAGTTATCAGTTATGGATGTCTGATCAATCTTTACATTAAG ATTGGAAAAGTTTCTAAAGCCCTGGAAGTTAGCAAAGTGATGGAATCAGCTGGCATTAAGCATAACATGAAGACCTACTCCATGTTAATCAATGGATTTTTGAAGTTAAAAGATTGGACTAATGCATTTTCAGTTGTAGAAGATTTGGTAAAGGATGGGTTGAAGCCGGACGTAGTCCTTTACAATAACATTATAACAGCTTTCTGTGGAATGGGAAACATGGACCGTGCCATTCGCACCATTAAAGAAATGCAGCGGGAGAGACATAGACCTACATCACGGACGTTTATGCCAATAATACATGGTTTTGCAAGGTCTGGAGAAATGAGAAGAGCCCTCGAGATTTTCGATATGATGAGGATGAGTGGGTGCATTCCCACTGTGCATACATTTAATGCTCTGGTTCTTGGTCTTGTGGAGAAGCGGCAG ATGCAGAAGGCTGTTGAAATATTGGATGAGATGACACTAGCAGGCATAAATCCAGACGAGCACACATACACAACTATCATGCATGGTTATGCAGCTTTAGGTGATACTGGCAAAGCCTTTGAGTATTTTACCAAACTGAGGAGTGAGGGCCTGGAGATTGATGTGTTCACATATGAGGCTTTGCTGAAGGCATGTTGCAAGGCAGGCAGAATGCAAAGTGCACTAGCGGTCACCAAAGAAATGAGTGCTAAACGCATTCCAAGGAACACCTTTGTTTACAACATATTAATTGATGG ATGGGCTCGAAGAGGTGATGTTTGGGAGGCTGCTGACTTGATGCAGCAAATGAAAAAGGAAGCGGTTCGACCTGATATTCACACCTACACATCTTTCATAAATGCTTGTTGCAAGGCTGGAGATATGCAG AGAgctgaaaaaataattaaagaaatggAAGCGTTTGGAGTGAAGCCAAATGTGAAAACCTACACTACGTTGATAAAGGGTTGGGCGCGTGCTTCTCTCCCAGAGAAGGCCTTGAGATGCTTCAAAGAGATGAAGTCAGCTGGGTTGAAGCCGGACAGAGCTGTATACCATTGCTTGATGACATCTCTGCTGTCAAGGGCTACTGTTGCTGAAGTTTACATCTACTCGGGTCTTCTGTCCATTTGTAAAGAGATGATTGAATCTGGGTTGACTGTTGATATGGGAACTGCAGTTCACTGGTCGAGGTGCTTACGCAAGATTGAAACAACAGGTGGGGAGCTTACAGAAGCCCTGCAGAATACCTTCCCACCTGATTGGAGCTCATTTCATACCTTAGATGGAAGTTCAGATGTGGACAGTGATGAAGAAATAGATGTTATCAGTGACGATGATGATACGGAGTTTGCTAGTAGAATAAACGGTGATGAATTTATGGAGAGGATGGTCTAA